One Myxococcales bacterium genomic region harbors:
- a CDS encoding OmpA family protein encodes MMKRTSYLSIVGLGFVAAKVLAGCASAAPPPAVADAEKKLAAAPQGAKLERPELVADAKELVAHAKELAQRGENEKATLYARQAIQKLDMAGAFAERERVEAFVAALEKSKKDKKSEGSAPRVEVAPRTERTESERVRESTVIVVPGANEPRGGHAAPTAVQSPQPPVAPPPRLDPRDGSLRAAAERKLVELQFKRSEAIGQGKDQACGTVFREYDSILELSQKRFDAQDYERSYEFSLRAEERFRACDARSAKPQAPQATEKPVADDGSKKAAASLQKAQVELARAEAVAADDPGTAEGKALLASATAWFDRKSFSQADELAARAFAVLVRVRPKGAATGAPPGKSPVEAGEEPCSEAKRLVGEAKEKDKTFAGKKLPESDEKKRKEALTEASEAEKKIEKKACSDALPLAKRAAETLKRIEAPEAPQKKPDLSAKPWESAFAAIQDAEKSRSIAKLRATTDADKTTFARGEEAFKKATAAYEKDALADAEKSAKDAKLFFDGIREKNEPGAVVAAKPEEKKPEEKKPEDKKPEAAQEAKPAEAQSFAEKRVASVKSTEGDPAWRAAYPKVYRVLALRDEAKAISPQETQKLAEADKRVEAARASWRAKRYAEAGAHADAAAVILEPLTRVTADAGSSEELEEARKNADSALRDSGQRSTICEKERCADREVKKHAAARELHESAKRAYNDKRYKVALDLATRATTAFDEVLAVPLPGAADDKGSLKDAEDAVRDANVAKKLCSTRGCATHDSEGVVRAGETLLSATVACNDKRYGVCRDRAREAEGIYKKALAAVPTFEIPEGVAGLSRSGDMLVPSPPITFTNGTATLDTKSQAMVAAVAKTILENKKTIRRVSLVGYTDNRGWAPQNKKLSADRAAALRNALVTKGVPADLVVSEGRGAENPVADNATADGRERNRRVEIHLELLDGVK; translated from the coding sequence ATGATGAAACGTACTTCCTATTTGTCTATCGTGGGCCTCGGTTTCGTGGCCGCCAAAGTCCTCGCGGGGTGTGCGTCGGCGGCTCCTCCGCCGGCCGTCGCCGACGCCGAGAAGAAGCTCGCCGCAGCTCCCCAAGGCGCAAAGTTGGAGCGCCCGGAGCTGGTTGCCGATGCGAAGGAGCTCGTGGCTCACGCCAAAGAGCTCGCTCAGCGGGGCGAGAACGAGAAGGCGACGCTGTACGCGCGCCAGGCCATCCAGAAGCTCGACATGGCGGGGGCGTTCGCGGAGCGTGAACGCGTCGAGGCGTTCGTCGCGGCGCTCGAGAAGTCCAAGAAGGACAAGAAGTCGGAGGGGTCGGCGCCCCGCGTGGAGGTTGCCCCCCGTACGGAGCGAACCGAGTCGGAGCGCGTGCGCGAGTCGACCGTCATCGTCGTCCCCGGGGCGAACGAGCCCCGCGGTGGCCACGCAGCACCGACCGCGGTCCAATCGCCGCAGCCGCCCGTTGCGCCGCCCCCACGGCTGGACCCGCGTGACGGGTCGCTGCGGGCCGCCGCGGAGCGCAAGCTCGTCGAGCTGCAGTTCAAGCGGAGCGAGGCCATCGGGCAGGGGAAAGACCAGGCGTGCGGCACCGTCTTCCGTGAATACGACTCCATTTTGGAGCTTTCGCAGAAGCGCTTCGACGCCCAGGACTACGAGCGCTCCTACGAGTTCTCCCTCCGCGCCGAGGAGCGCTTCCGCGCGTGCGACGCCCGCTCGGCCAAGCCACAAGCGCCACAGGCGACCGAGAAGCCCGTCGCGGACGATGGCAGCAAGAAGGCCGCGGCGAGCCTCCAGAAGGCGCAGGTCGAGCTCGCTCGGGCGGAGGCCGTGGCCGCGGACGACCCTGGCACGGCCGAAGGGAAGGCGCTGCTCGCGAGCGCGACCGCGTGGTTCGACCGGAAGTCGTTCTCCCAGGCCGACGAGCTCGCGGCCCGCGCCTTCGCGGTGCTCGTACGTGTTCGTCCTAAGGGCGCTGCGACGGGCGCTCCCCCGGGCAAGTCGCCGGTCGAGGCCGGGGAGGAGCCGTGCAGCGAAGCGAAGCGCCTCGTTGGCGAGGCCAAAGAGAAGGACAAGACGTTCGCCGGGAAGAAGCTCCCCGAGTCCGACGAGAAGAAGCGCAAAGAGGCGCTCACCGAGGCCAGCGAGGCCGAGAAGAAGATCGAGAAGAAGGCCTGCTCGGACGCGCTGCCTCTCGCGAAGCGCGCCGCGGAGACGCTCAAACGCATCGAGGCGCCCGAGGCCCCGCAGAAGAAGCCCGACCTCTCGGCGAAGCCGTGGGAGAGCGCGTTCGCGGCGATTCAGGATGCCGAGAAGTCGAGGAGTATCGCGAAGTTGCGCGCTACTACCGACGCCGACAAAACGACCTTCGCGCGGGGCGAAGAGGCGTTCAAGAAGGCCACTGCCGCCTACGAGAAAGATGCCCTCGCGGACGCCGAGAAGTCGGCCAAGGACGCGAAGCTCTTCTTCGATGGCATTCGCGAGAAGAACGAGCCGGGCGCCGTCGTCGCGGCGAAACCCGAAGAGAAAAAGCCCGAAGAGAAAAAGCCCGAAGACAAGAAGCCCGAGGCCGCCCAAGAGGCCAAACCGGCGGAGGCGCAGTCGTTCGCCGAGAAGCGCGTCGCGTCGGTGAAGTCGACCGAGGGAGATCCGGCGTGGCGGGCCGCGTATCCCAAGGTCTACCGGGTGCTTGCGCTGCGCGACGAGGCCAAGGCCATCTCCCCCCAAGAGACCCAGAAGCTCGCCGAGGCCGACAAACGCGTCGAAGCAGCCCGAGCGTCGTGGCGTGCGAAGAGGTACGCCGAGGCCGGGGCGCACGCTGACGCCGCGGCGGTGATCCTCGAGCCGCTCACCCGCGTGACCGCCGACGCGGGAAGCTCCGAGGAGCTCGAAGAGGCCAGGAAGAACGCCGACTCTGCGCTGCGGGACTCGGGGCAACGCTCGACCATCTGCGAAAAGGAGCGGTGCGCGGACCGTGAAGTGAAGAAACACGCCGCCGCCCGCGAGCTCCACGAGTCCGCGAAGCGGGCCTACAACGACAAGCGCTACAAGGTGGCGCTCGACCTGGCGACGCGAGCCACGACCGCGTTCGACGAGGTGTTGGCCGTCCCGCTGCCCGGCGCCGCCGACGACAAAGGCTCGTTGAAGGACGCCGAGGACGCCGTGCGCGACGCCAACGTGGCGAAGAAGCTCTGCTCGACGCGGGGGTGTGCGACCCACGACTCCGAAGGGGTCGTGCGCGCCGGCGAGACCTTGCTGTCGGCGACCGTAGCCTGCAACGACAAGCGCTATGGGGTGTGCCGCGATCGGGCGCGCGAGGCCGAGGGCATCTACAAAAAGGCGCTCGCGGCGGTTCCCACCTTCGAGATCCCGGAGGGGGTCGCGGGGCTCTCTCGCTCGGGGGACATGCTCGTCCCGAGCCCGCCCATCACCTTCACGAACGGCACGGCGACGCTCGACACGAAGAGCCAGGCGATGGTCGCCGCGGTCGCCAAGACGATCCTCGAAAACAAGAAAACCATCCGTCGCGTGTCGCTCGTCGGATACACGGACAATCGCGGCTGGGCCCCCCAGAACAAGAAGCTCTCGGCCGACCGCGCTGCGGCGCTCCGGAACGCGCTCGTGACGAAGGGCGTGCCGGCCGACCTCGTGGTCTCCGAGGGGCGCGGCGCCGAGAACCCCGTGGCCGACAACGCGACGGCCGATGGACGCGAGCGAAATCGCCGCGTCGAGATTCACCTCGAGCTTTTGGACGGTGTGAAATGA
- a CDS encoding tetratricopeptide repeat protein — protein MHQVGTRALRALAVGAALAALGGVPSRALAEEPQTPTPTERAQAETFFQLAKGLEAQGKMAEACPKYEESLRLDPKPGTALNLATCHDALGLTASAWVEFLEAARLSAKAKQPERERFAEKRAEELEAKLSKVTFKLEGSAPEGLELRLDGRPMAVQSLGTPLPLDPGPHSLFARAPGHARGETPFVVAAGPSAATVVISALAAESPARAEAPQVSTPAPTAPASGGKRLPWPAVVSGVVGLAGVGVGTIFGIQAIRSKSEVDASCRGTVCSAAGLAANDDARSAAALSTVGFAVGVAGIVGAFVLLVVRQPDDPAPPRPTSRLGFGGPGGPGLSYSGAF, from the coding sequence ATGCACCAGGTTGGAACGCGCGCCCTCCGCGCGCTCGCGGTCGGAGCGGCCCTCGCGGCCTTGGGTGGCGTGCCCTCTCGCGCCCTCGCCGAAGAGCCGCAGACCCCGACGCCCACCGAGCGCGCCCAGGCCGAGACGTTCTTTCAGCTCGCCAAGGGCCTCGAAGCCCAAGGAAAAATGGCCGAAGCGTGCCCCAAGTACGAGGAGAGCCTGAGGCTCGACCCGAAGCCCGGGACGGCGCTGAACCTCGCCACGTGCCACGACGCGCTCGGGCTCACGGCGAGCGCGTGGGTCGAGTTCCTCGAGGCAGCTCGGCTCTCGGCGAAGGCGAAACAACCGGAGCGCGAGAGGTTCGCGGAGAAGCGCGCCGAAGAGCTCGAGGCCAAGCTGTCGAAGGTCACCTTCAAGCTCGAGGGCTCGGCCCCCGAGGGGCTCGAGCTCCGCCTCGACGGCCGGCCCATGGCCGTGCAGAGCCTCGGGACGCCGCTCCCGCTCGACCCGGGGCCGCACTCGCTCTTCGCGCGTGCGCCTGGGCACGCCCGCGGTGAGACGCCTTTCGTGGTAGCAGCGGGGCCGAGCGCGGCCACCGTGGTGATCTCCGCGCTCGCGGCCGAGTCCCCCGCGCGTGCCGAAGCGCCGCAGGTCTCGACGCCGGCTCCCACCGCTCCCGCGTCCGGTGGAAAACGACTCCCGTGGCCCGCCGTTGTCTCGGGCGTCGTGGGATTGGCCGGTGTCGGTGTGGGTACGATATTTGGCATTCAGGCCATTCGGTCCAAGTCGGAGGTCGACGCGAGCTGTCGCGGAACGGTGTGCAGCGCCGCCGGCCTCGCGGCCAACGACGACGCGCGCTCCGCCGCTGCGTTGTCGACCGTCGGCTTCGCCGTAGGTGTGGCGGGCATCGTGGGGGCGTTCGTGCTCTTGGTGGTTCGGCAGCCCGACGACCCTGCTCCCCCGCGACCGACCTCGAGGCTCGGCTTCGGGGGGCCGGGAGGCCCTGGGCTGTCGTACTCGGGGGCGTTCTGA
- a CDS encoding protein kinase: MSSSAHPVPLPLAPGDVVAGKYRVERVLGIGGMGVVMAARHTTLDQSVAIKCLVPRHGADLADATERFQREARAAARIESDHVCRVFDTGTLPNGLPFMVMEYLEGHDLDVELETRGRLAVGDAVDTVLQALEAIASAHEIGIVHRDLKPSNIFLALRPDRSRRVKLLDFGISKTLADTNITQTNGIVGTPAYMSPEQAKNSRKTDLRTDIWSVGAILYELLCGQTPYTGETSGEVLAALLGEEPRPLHELAPHLPAPLCAIVHRCLSRDRERRFQSAGELSRALSPYAATASNTALPHSAAHITVDSSASLLPSSGASSRALSQPDALTLAAPGEGEGMTVSGWSQVRRGAEKDRLRRGLWAAAAVVVTVLLAITLVLVRATRRGVATTASAAAAPVTKPPASPAASIAAEAVPTAMPAEPTSAGAAIPAEKPPAPVPSSAKTAPLPKPYSPSGAKKPTSKNPLLDTRD, encoded by the coding sequence GTGTCTTCGTCGGCCCACCCCGTACCGCTCCCGCTCGCCCCAGGCGACGTGGTGGCGGGCAAGTACCGTGTCGAGCGTGTGCTCGGGATCGGCGGCATGGGTGTGGTCATGGCGGCCCGCCACACGACGCTCGATCAGTCCGTCGCCATCAAGTGCCTCGTCCCGCGGCACGGCGCCGATCTGGCCGACGCGACCGAGCGCTTCCAGCGAGAGGCCCGCGCCGCGGCGCGCATCGAGTCCGACCACGTATGCCGCGTGTTCGACACAGGCACCCTCCCGAACGGGCTCCCCTTCATGGTCATGGAGTACCTCGAGGGGCACGACCTCGACGTGGAGCTCGAGACCCGCGGGCGGCTCGCGGTGGGCGATGCGGTCGACACCGTGCTCCAGGCGCTCGAGGCCATCGCGTCGGCGCACGAGATCGGCATCGTGCACCGCGATCTCAAGCCCTCCAACATCTTCTTGGCGCTGCGGCCGGATCGCTCACGTCGGGTCAAGCTGCTCGATTTCGGCATCTCGAAGACCCTGGCCGACACCAACATCACCCAGACGAACGGCATCGTGGGGACACCCGCCTACATGTCGCCCGAGCAGGCCAAGAACTCCCGAAAAACCGACCTTCGAACCGACATTTGGTCGGTCGGGGCCATTCTCTACGAGCTGCTCTGCGGGCAGACGCCCTACACCGGAGAGACGTCGGGCGAGGTCCTCGCGGCGCTCCTCGGGGAAGAGCCTCGGCCCCTCCACGAGCTCGCGCCGCACCTGCCTGCGCCGCTTTGCGCCATCGTGCACAGGTGCCTCTCGCGAGACCGCGAGCGCCGCTTCCAGAGCGCGGGGGAGCTCTCGCGCGCCCTCTCCCCGTACGCGGCCACCGCGAGCAACACCGCCCTCCCGCACTCGGCCGCCCACATCACGGTCGACTCGTCGGCGTCCCTACTCCCTTCGAGCGGTGCGTCGTCGCGAGCGCTCTCCCAGCCCGATGCGCTCACGCTCGCGGCGCCCGGCGAGGGCGAGGGGATGACCGTGAGCGGCTGGAGCCAAGTGAGGCGCGGCGCCGAGAAAGATCGCCTTCGCCGCGGGCTGTGGGCGGCCGCGGCCGTCGTGGTCACGGTGCTCCTCGCCATCACGCTCGTGCTCGTGCGGGCCACGCGGAGAGGCGTCGCCACGACCGCATCGGCCGCGGCCGCGCCCGTCACGAAGCCGCCGGCGTCCCCTGCGGCGTCCATCGCTGCAGAGGCGGTGCCCACGGCGATGCCCGCCGAGCCCACGTCTGCGGGCGCCGCGATCCCCGCCGAAAAGCCCCCCGCGCCCGTCCCCTCGTCGGCCAAGACAGCCCCTTTGCCCAAACCGTATTCGCCGAGCGGCGCGAAGAAGCCGACCTCGAAGAACCCACTCCTCGATACTCGAGATTGA
- a CDS encoding acyltransferase family protein has protein sequence MSRLGSSIAWLRRAREAVPEADRRVLLNPLRLAARFATFAARRATHTDRPLPADDVTLRDAALVELLVDGFRMVARDYFRFEVEGVENVPATGPVLLVGNHSGALLPLDGFFAAIALHDRFGGERVPFALVHDFVFDDPLLRSYAARLGMLRAGHSGAQHAFSRGHVVLVFPGSDQDAFRPFRDRNKVVLAGRTGFLKLALREKVPIVPVVSAGTHEQLVVLSRGDRLAKLVHAHAWARADVFPIVLSVPWGITSGFLPYVPLPTQVTQAFLPAVDVRSFGPDAADDPKVLARLYEQIEGSMQATLDRLTRGRRFLLGRR, from the coding sequence ATGTCGCGTCTCGGCTCATCCATCGCGTGGCTGCGCCGCGCGCGCGAAGCGGTTCCCGAAGCCGATCGCCGCGTGCTCTTGAACCCCCTAAGGCTCGCCGCCCGGTTCGCGACGTTCGCTGCCCGTCGGGCGACCCACACGGACCGCCCCCTCCCGGCCGACGACGTCACCCTCCGCGACGCGGCCCTCGTCGAGCTGCTCGTCGATGGCTTTCGCATGGTCGCGCGCGACTACTTTCGCTTCGAAGTGGAGGGGGTCGAGAACGTCCCTGCGACGGGCCCGGTGCTCCTCGTGGGCAATCACTCGGGCGCGCTCTTGCCGCTCGACGGGTTCTTCGCTGCGATCGCGCTCCACGACCGGTTCGGAGGCGAGCGCGTCCCGTTCGCGCTGGTCCACGACTTCGTCTTCGACGATCCGCTCCTTCGTTCGTACGCGGCGAGGCTCGGGATGCTGCGCGCCGGGCACTCGGGGGCCCAGCACGCCTTTTCGCGCGGGCACGTCGTGCTCGTCTTCCCGGGCTCCGATCAGGACGCCTTCCGCCCGTTCCGCGATCGAAACAAGGTTGTGCTCGCCGGGCGAACGGGATTCCTCAAGCTCGCTCTTCGCGAGAAGGTCCCTATCGTGCCGGTGGTGTCGGCGGGCACCCACGAGCAGCTCGTCGTGCTCTCCCGCGGCGACCGCCTCGCCAAGCTCGTTCACGCGCACGCCTGGGCACGCGCCGACGTCTTCCCCATCGTGCTCTCCGTCCCGTGGGGCATCACCTCGGGTTTTCTGCCGTACGTGCCGCTCCCCACGCAGGTCACGCAGGCGTTCTTGCCCGCGGTCGACGTCCGTTCGTTCGGCCCCGACGCCGCCGACGATCCCAAAGTCCTCGCGCGCCTCTACGAGCAGATCGAGGGCTCCATGCAGGCGACGCTCGACAGGCTCACCCGTGGCCGGCGGTTCCTCCTGGGCCGAAGGTAG
- a CDS encoding OmpA family protein has product MKSRTASPVAFVAATIVAATLSAIVLPSTPAHAAESERGAAYVEAHLLGAQLSFASANGVSASGVQYPIEIHGGYHLSGRHDGFVVGATQKLAFANGSIGATVLRLGYDVAIPIGKRELTIAPYAFGGIAYPFGGGDPGAHLGAGVEGRFFPLEKLDEVTAAPVVEAPKRVVVAANKVEIREKIQFRHNEAVIESASDSLLAEIAQVIKANPQLKKLRVEGHASSEGDATANEKLSEARAKAVREHLVHKGGVSPDLLESKGYGAKNPIASNDTPEGREKNRRVEIQILEQSATIEKLEEGKVRTPSKGGEGLFVAVKPFELGLVTGTPTVVTLAFQAGIGYAF; this is encoded by the coding sequence ATGAAGTCCCGTACTGCGTCCCCGGTCGCGTTCGTCGCGGCCACGATCGTCGCGGCCACCTTGTCCGCCATCGTGCTCCCGAGCACCCCCGCCCACGCCGCCGAGAGCGAGCGCGGTGCGGCCTACGTCGAGGCCCACCTCCTCGGCGCCCAGCTCTCGTTCGCGTCGGCGAACGGGGTCTCTGCGTCGGGAGTGCAGTACCCGATCGAGATCCACGGTGGCTACCACCTGAGCGGTCGGCACGACGGCTTCGTCGTGGGAGCGACGCAGAAGCTCGCGTTCGCGAACGGCTCGATCGGCGCGACCGTCCTTCGGCTCGGATACGACGTCGCGATCCCCATCGGAAAGCGCGAGCTCACGATAGCACCGTACGCCTTCGGCGGTATCGCGTACCCGTTCGGCGGCGGAGACCCTGGCGCTCACCTGGGTGCGGGAGTCGAGGGGCGCTTTTTCCCGCTCGAGAAGCTCGACGAGGTGACGGCGGCCCCCGTCGTTGAGGCTCCGAAACGCGTCGTCGTCGCGGCGAACAAGGTCGAGATCCGCGAGAAGATCCAGTTTCGGCACAACGAAGCCGTGATCGAGAGCGCGAGCGACTCCCTCCTCGCCGAGATCGCCCAGGTCATCAAGGCGAACCCCCAGCTGAAGAAGCTCCGCGTCGAGGGGCACGCGAGCTCCGAGGGTGACGCGACCGCCAACGAGAAGCTCTCCGAGGCCCGCGCGAAGGCCGTGCGCGAGCACCTCGTGCACAAAGGGGGAGTTTCCCCGGACCTCCTCGAATCCAAGGGCTACGGCGCCAAGAACCCGATCGCGTCGAACGACACGCCGGAGGGGCGCGAGAAGAATCGTCGTGTCGAGATCCAGATCCTCGAGCAGTCGGCGACGATCGAGAAGCTCGAGGAGGGAAAGGTGCGCACGCCGAGCAAGGGAGGCGAAGGCCTCTTCGTCGCGGTGAAGCCCTTCGAGCTCGGGCTCGTCACGGGCACCCCCACCGTGGTGACCCTCGCCTTCCAAGCAGGCATCGGCTACGCGTTCTGA
- a CDS encoding nucleotidyltransferase domain-containing protein, with translation MTPSWLARATVFATVAGSHAHGTAKEGSDVDVRGVCVAPLDVRVGLFDRFEQHEGALEGEILDLLSGALGSRADVARSLSVKGEIVLFDVAKFLTLAAATNPSALEILFTDPRDWLLRTSTWEKIHAARYLFLTKHVGRTFQGYAAAQLKKIRTHRGWLLSPPEARPRREDFGLSAGQGALGADERRRIEAAIAEVVGRTSIADLDVPEGTRAAIEERIRVFCMNVAGAPGDEAGEAERRAATKVLGLSREVVATLEAERAYRSALSQYAAYEAWKTQRNPARAELERRFGYDTKHAMHLVRISRMAVEALLEGELRVRRADADELRDIREGAYAFAELERLAADLSARTAAAMARTALPSEVDRDAVDRLARGIMLDAGHARQNA, from the coding sequence GTGACTCCTTCCTGGCTCGCCCGCGCTACCGTCTTCGCGACGGTGGCGGGGAGCCACGCGCACGGGACGGCAAAGGAGGGCTCGGACGTCGACGTTCGAGGCGTTTGTGTCGCGCCGCTCGACGTGAGGGTCGGGCTCTTCGACCGCTTCGAGCAGCACGAGGGCGCGCTCGAGGGAGAGATCCTCGATCTGCTCTCGGGCGCCCTCGGCTCGCGGGCGGACGTCGCGCGCTCCCTCTCGGTGAAGGGCGAAATCGTCCTCTTCGACGTGGCGAAATTCCTCACGCTCGCCGCCGCGACGAACCCGAGCGCGCTCGAGATCCTTTTCACGGACCCGCGCGACTGGCTACTTCGGACTTCGACGTGGGAGAAGATCCACGCGGCTCGGTACTTGTTCTTGACGAAGCACGTGGGGCGGACATTCCAAGGGTATGCGGCCGCGCAACTGAAGAAGATCCGCACCCACCGCGGGTGGCTCCTCTCGCCTCCCGAGGCGCGCCCTCGCCGCGAAGACTTCGGGCTTTCGGCGGGGCAGGGGGCCTTGGGTGCCGACGAGCGACGGCGTATCGAGGCGGCCATCGCCGAGGTCGTAGGCCGAACGTCGATCGCCGACCTCGACGTCCCCGAGGGTACCCGCGCCGCGATCGAGGAGCGAATACGTGTGTTCTGCATGAATGTGGCCGGAGCCCCCGGCGACGAGGCCGGCGAGGCCGAGCGCCGCGCCGCGACGAAGGTGCTCGGCCTCTCGCGCGAAGTGGTCGCCACCCTCGAGGCGGAGCGAGCCTACCGCAGCGCGCTCTCGCAGTACGCCGCGTACGAAGCGTGGAAGACGCAGCGGAACCCCGCGCGCGCCGAGCTCGAGCGCCGCTTCGGCTACGACACGAAACACGCCATGCACCTCGTCAGGATCTCTCGGATGGCGGTGGAGGCGCTCTTGGAGGGCGAGCTGCGTGTTCGCCGCGCCGACGCGGACGAGCTACGCGACATTCGCGAAGGCGCATACGCGTTCGCGGAGCTCGAGCGGCTCGCCGCCGACCTCTCGGCGCGCACGGCCGCCGCGATGGCACGCACGGCGCTGCCCTCGGAGGTCGACCGCGACGCCGTCGATCGCCTCGCGCGCGGCATCATGCTCGACGCCGGTCACGCTCGTCAGAACGCGTAG
- a CDS encoding nucleotidyltransferase domain-containing protein produces the protein MHTSAIEEAFGMLDRGFLASVARRGPSPVFASVSGAHLYGFASRDSDVDLRGAFVRPVSEVLGMFPKDETLTVVDTTVVDLDWVAHDVRKFCRLMTGHNGYVLEQLYSPLVVVETEALRELRELGRGCVTRPTVRHYLGFAHGRRKRLAEPDATVKHLLYAYRVYLSGIHLMRTGEIEAHLGTLNDAYRRPEIDDLVVRKREGAEKMKLHPGELERHSSLLDALERELDEAHARSHLPDEPTTVRELDAFVVRLRLAGECP, from the coding sequence ATGCACACGAGCGCCATCGAAGAGGCCTTCGGGATGCTCGACAGGGGCTTCTTGGCGAGCGTGGCGCGCCGCGGGCCATCGCCCGTATTCGCGTCCGTGAGCGGGGCGCACCTCTATGGGTTCGCCTCGCGCGACAGCGACGTGGACCTCCGTGGCGCCTTCGTTCGTCCGGTGTCCGAGGTGCTCGGGATGTTCCCCAAAGACGAAACCCTGACCGTGGTCGACACGACGGTGGTCGACCTCGACTGGGTCGCGCACGACGTGCGCAAGTTCTGTCGGCTGATGACAGGGCACAACGGGTACGTGCTCGAGCAGCTCTATTCGCCGCTCGTCGTCGTCGAGACGGAGGCTCTCCGCGAGCTCCGCGAGCTCGGCCGGGGGTGCGTCACCCGCCCGACGGTCCGCCACTACTTGGGATTCGCTCACGGAAGGCGAAAGCGGCTCGCGGAGCCCGACGCCACGGTGAAACACCTTCTGTATGCGTATCGGGTGTATCTCTCGGGGATCCACCTCATGCGAACCGGGGAAATCGAAGCTCACCTCGGCACCTTGAACGACGCGTACCGCCGCCCCGAGATCGACGATCTCGTCGTACGTAAGCGGGAGGGCGCCGAGAAGATGAAGCTCCACCCGGGTGAGCTCGAACGGCACTCGTCGCTCCTCGACGCCCTCGAGCGCGAGCTCGACGAGGCCCACGCGCGGAGCCACCTCCCCGACGAGCCGACCACCGTGCGCGAGCTCGATGCCTTCGTCGTGCGCCTGAGGCTCGCGGGAGAGTGCCCGTGA